DNA from Musa acuminata AAA Group cultivar baxijiao chromosome BXJ1-5, Cavendish_Baxijiao_AAA, whole genome shotgun sequence:
ACCGATGCTTAAAGACATGCTTAGAGTTTGTGCTATTGATTTGGGTGGATTTTGGGATGGAAGATTATAATTagtggagtttgcttataacaaTAACCATCAAGCAAGTATTAAGATGTGCCCATTTGAAGTAGTCCTACGTGAAAGAAAATATAGATCTTCTATATGTTAGGATGACATTAGTGATAGTAAGCACTTGAGACCTGATATAATTGAATAAACTATTGAAAAGATCAAATGATTAGATAGCACCTTCAATAATATAGAGTAGACAAAAGAGTTATACTAATAATAGAAGACATGATTTGGAATTTAATATTAGAGATCATGTTTTCCCAAAGTTTCCTAGCAAAGGTGTTATAAGATTTGGATTATGTGGTAACCGAGTCCTAGATTTATAGAATCATTTGAGATATGAGAAATGGTTTAACAAGTAGCTTATAGACTTGTCTTACCACCTGCACTGCACTGGATGGACTCCATAATATGTTTTATTTGTCGATATTGAGTAAATATATTCTTGATCTAGATTGTATAATTGAGCTTGAACCAATTTAGTTGGAAAAAGATTTATCATATGAAGAGCACAACAACATAGGTGAATGTGTAATGGAGTAATCATAGCAAAAAAGAAGCAACTTGGGAACTCGAAGAGATTACGAAGATCAACTAactttaattattttttgattCAAGTATGTTAAGTTTAGAGgactattatttatttatttatttcttttgggTAGGGGGAAGGAGAGAATGTAAGTAATACCCATGATATGATATGTAATTAAGATTACAATATGGGACATATTTGAAAATCGAAGATATTAGAGTGTTTAGTGTGTAATCTCTATTGTTTTCTCATAAGAGTGTCTTTCTTCTTCTACACATGAAAAGAGGTGGTTTTCTAGAAAAACTCTATGGGGTCAACACCCAATGGGGAATCAAGATCGTGCCACGGAGTAGGTAAGGATTATGATCTTTCTTAtaatttcttcatcaaaatttttagatcgTAAGAAAAAGAATCTTATGATTTGATCAGGCACAAATCTTGATCttataatgaagaaaaaaaagaacggTGTCACAGCAAGTCGTGGATGACTGACTTACGGTGGCGTATGGTGTGATGTGTGTGAGAAAGGAGTTGCACCATAAAGAAGAGATGGAGTGCCTCGTGAAATTTGGTGGGGGAGGAAGAGAATGGGTGATGTGTGTGCATGGTAGATTTGGCAGAGAGAAAGAaatgattataaataaataaataaataaaatgattattattaagataaaaaaaaatttatatataggcATTAAAATGGTTTCTATTCACTTATGTTtttgttataaaaatatattcaatGATTATGTTTGAAACTTATTTTATATATAGGCATAAaggaatatttaatatatatatatatatatatatatatatatttagatacAAATTTAAATGCATAAAGGATATACAGGTTTAATAATACATTCTTTTGTTACTAGTTTTAAAGTATATGAGTTATGATGCCAATAATATATCTTttgttaaaatttttcatatcACAAGGAGTAGATAAGATTTGATTTTACCTTGAGCAAATAAATTGTATTATTTTAAGGTATCCAACTCTTAAAGACTTGTCATGTAATAAACCTTTAGTTGAATGTCATTTGGTGAACTTATTTATATTTGAGAGTTCAACATATCACTGATGTTATTTGTGAACATTTTGGATGTATCTATTTTGTGTTGTATGAAGTGGATGAATTTGATTTTAAGCTGTGTGTAAGTTTAGGTCTTCTAATTCTCATAAGGATGTTTTGTGTTGTGTGAAGTGGACGTGACttatgttctctctctctctctctctctctctctctctctctctctctcttttatctcatatacaacaaaaaatatttccaacaatttTAACATTGCTTATATAAGTTGTGATACAGCCCTCCAAAGCTACCAAAGTGATGACTTTAATCTCAAAGTTGCACGCGAGTCTTGTTGACCTCCCTTCATAGATGATGGGTATGCATGGCATGGCAGTCAAGGTCAAGCAAGCATCCATCAAGAGTCGCTTTAGCACGTGTGGCCcccacccccgcccccccccccccaaccccaCCACAGTTTGTTTGGACTCCAAATGCAATGCACCCTCTCGTGCTTCATCTTTTTCATTCCCTCGCCCCACGTTCTTCGTCCCAAACCAATCATTCTAATAAGGTTTTCCAGTGGACGGTAAGATTGACGTCTTCAATGTTGGGTTGGCTGTTTATTGTGATCCAAAGACATGAGTGAACACACACAGTGGGTAAGAATGTCGCTTTGTCAAAAGTCGTACCGAGGTTTTGCTTTGTAGAGATTGCCGGACAAGCTTGGTTTGGACTTTGGACCAAATAGATGCTTTGCTAATGCAAACAACAGTCGCTGAGATGGACAGCTGACCTTcctccaaagaagaagaagaagaagaagtccttATCCTTTACTAATAACCTTATTCGGTCAGTAACCATATATGGATTTGAATTCTATAATATGTTGATTGGGAGTTGCTTACTGTCATCTCCATTATTTTTTTGATTGTACCAATAGGTGTTCATTCAGCTAATGCTGATGGCATTGCTTACTTGTTTCTCTAATTCTAGTGTTTCTTGAAACGCAAGCTTCGTCGATCGTTGACCGACTCATGTGGAAGAAGACATAGTTATATGTATATTATTACCACTGCAGATGCTTATGGTTGAGAGATTCAGCAGTACTAATCACTCATCTAAGGCTTATTTCAATGTTTGCTATCTATCTGGCAAATCAAAACACTTTGCAGATTAGAAAGAAGATGGACATGGTAGGTTTGACTTCCTTGTCTATCTGAAGAAAGCACTACATTAGATAAGTTGGCAAATGAAGAAAGAAACTAGTTAGGCTTGTAACAGTGCATATCATTGTCTCCTATAATATGCATGCTCATGAATGCTCTGCAGGCCCAGCGGCAGGGCAGCAATGGGATGCGCTCTCGTCACTTGTGCTCCGATTCCACGCTGTTACTAACACCCCCATTTCCATGGTCTTTCTCGAGGAAAAGAAGCCATGGCAAGCAATCGAAAGACGACACAGACGCATCCGTCTTTCTACTTGTCCAACCACCCAACCAGCAGATTGCAGCCCCATCACTGTTCCTTCTTTTATGTCTTCCGTTAGCCATGACATCACCTGCCCACcacgagtgtgtgtgtgtgtgcgtgcgtgcgtgccCATTGGAGTCGGGTCAATCTTGTCACCTAAACCAGGGTCTCTTCCTTAACCTCGGGATGAGGTTGTCCATGAGGTGGACCGAGGACGACACCCAGCAGAGCTCCATAGCTCCACCGTCACCCACCACTAGAAAATTCTCGGATGCTGAGTACCATCTTCACTAGAAGAATCGCGCACTCTTCGGCCTTTCTCTCGAGTTCAACCTGCATGCAGAATTCCACGCCACCACTGGCCACTGTGGTTGGCGACTTACCATCACTCATCAACTGTATTATTCTATGATAGATATTCTACCCTCAGGCAGTGGATGGGAAAAGGTAAAGAAGCTCGGCGTGGTGTGGTATGGATATCCACACGGAATTCCCCATTCTCCGAAGAAGATTATACTTAATGCCATCATCGGGTTCATTTCATCAAAGTTTCTTTTGCCCCAGCAAGTGCTATGTGAATCAAAAGGAATTGGGGCAAAAGCAGCTCCCCTCCTCCACAGTGCACACTGTTTTTGGAGATAAGGCTTGTTCATATTTGTTCATCATGGAAGTTCCAAATGGGGAGTTGCATTCATCACGAAGAAAATGACCCAAGGAAGAAAAGTCCAGACGTCTAAAACTAAAGCAAACAGCATTAGCTGCCTTTCACATATAATAATAGTAGATGAGAGAACCTAGTGTTAGGTCAGTGGGGTTCCtacctaattaattaattatatatatatatatatatacatatatataatgtatgaGATGAACTGATTAAAATGAAGTCTTGGTTTACCAAATTATCAATTACCAGCCAATTAAACATAAAGAAAGTGGTCCAGAGTGCggttgatgaatgttacttggacatGAGTGCTGCTGAATTAGACACCACATGGATTGATGAGGACGTGTAGTGACATGTAAGATGGTAGCTTAGTTATTACAAGGCAATTCCATGGTTAATTTATTGGCCAACAAATGAGGCCACAAAGGATGCGCAAGTAGATCAGATGGAGGGATAGAATTGACATGCATTCACAATAAACAAATGGAGGAGGTAATGGTAAGGGCGGAATGGTAGAGAAAAAGGAGACTTCCTAGCAATTGAACTCGACACaatagaggagagagagagagagcggataGGAAcggccactctctctctctctgtctctctaaaGTCTACAAAGGCCACAACCCCTGCCCTTAGCAGCCCTTCTTCTAAGCCCGCAGTCTTCCTCTTTCCTTGCTCGTGTCTTTTGAATAGAAATCAGCAGGAACACAGACAAGTGGAAGGTGTTGACGATTGAAATGGCGATCGATCAGGAATCCCCCTTCAAGGAGCTCAATCTCAAGAACCGACGAGTCATGGTGATGATCTTTCTTTCATGTATTATCGTTTGTCTTTGTTGGTTCTCTCTAATATTGGTGCTGTGGGTTTCTGATGTGGTGGTTGTCTTGGATGGATTGGTACTGGAACAGGGCGGAGGAGGGCCGGCGGACGACAACCGGTGGCCACCGTGGCTTCGTCCCCTGCTGTCGACGAGGTTCTTCGTCCCGTGCAAGCTCCACGCCGACTCCCACAGGAGCGAGTGCAACATGTATTGTCTCGACTGCACCGGGGGCGCCTTGTGCTCGCTCTGCCTCAACCATCACCGCGATCACCGCACCATCCAGGTCcgcctctcttcttcctttcttacgCTCTTCCCTTTGCATCCGTTGGCCGGCATAGCCCTCGCCATATGAATGGCGGCTTCTTGATGGAGGATAGATGGATGGATGGGTTCCGCTGTTCCTTCCCTTCCGCCGATAAAGGCAGCACCTTCGGTAGCGGTTCCGTGTTTATTCCACCCAAAGAAATCCCCACCTTCTCTCTATCCATCGCTGGCACTGCTTCATCCCGAGGCAGCGCATTCTACCTCGGATTAATCTCTGTTGGTTGTTGATGCAGATTCGGCGCTCGTCCTACCATGACGTGATCAGGGTGTCGGAGATCCAGAAGGTACTAGACATCACCGGCGTGCAGACGTACATCATCAATAGCGCCCGTGTGGTGTTCCTGAACGAGCGCCCCCAGCCGAGGCCAGGCAAGGGCGTCACCAACACCTGCGAGGTCTGCGAGAGGAGCCTTCTCGACTCCTTCCGCTTCTGCTCCCTCGGCTGCAAGGTCCGCTTCCCACTTAATTCCCCTCCGCCGATTACACATCTATTGTACTGAATGTCGATACGCTGAATTCAGATTTCCGGCACCGGGAACGATTACAACGACAGCAGGACGAACAAGTCGACCACGAAGAAGGCGATGGCAGAAGCATCGGACTCGGAAGAATCATACACCAGCTCAAGCCGGGGCAACGAGAAGAGCAACAACGTGAAGCAGAGCTTCACTCCGTCCACCCCGCCGCCAGCTGTCGTCAGTTACCGGAGCGCCAAGAGGAGGAAGGGCATTCCACACAGAGCCCCCTTCGGAAGCCGCATCTTGGAATTCTAGGCCATGCCGCCCTTCTTCATTACCACCACCCACAGTGATACATACTGATACGCTACTACTACTAGTGTCCACCACATAGGCAAACTTATCGAAGCAGTTGCTGAAGCTTAAACCAAGGCATGGATTCTACAGTTATTACTATGTGATGGGTTAGTTAAGAGGAGGGACAGTTAGGTTGGTGGACTGGGGATATCTAAGTTTTGTGATGGTAGATAGGTTTTGGGCTTGATAAATGTAAATACTGATAAAAAGGGGAGCCATAGGGAGATGGTTGGCTACATAAAAGGATAGAAGAATGTGTAATAAAATGCTCCTTGTCTACTTCGTGTTAAAGATCGGCCATGGGTGCGACGGAGTGTGGTGGCTGCACCCGCCATCTCCAGCTTTTTCCGGTCAAGGCGGGTGGCGTCGGCTCTCGCTTCCTGGGGCCCACGCTCGTGGCCTCCGCCGTGGTGGCCCGCGTGCGTGCAAGTGGTTCGTGGGGACGGGTTCTGTAACGGAGGGGTCCACGCTGGCGGCGTTCCCTTGGTGTTGCGTTGTCCACAGGACCAGCCTCCACCGTTGACGTCGTAATTAACCACCACCACCTCGCTTACCAGAATAAAGTAATTACACTCGGTGCCAAGGAGAATACTTAATCGGGTCGGATCCTAATCTTAGAAAAGTAGAAGCAATAAGGGGAATATGTTTTCTTGGCGACGGTGGCGAGCCCCACACGTGCCGACCGTGGCACTCGGTACGTTTCGTGGCTCGGATTGAGCTTCCACTGTCCGGGTCCCACGTGTCGGCCCCGTCGCGGGAACATCCCGTGCACCTGAGTAGATTTTTTGTTTCCCCTCTTCCTTTGTATGTCGTGGGGGCGTGTCGACAGATGATCATGGCCGTTGATGTGATCTCACGTGAATCCTGCGATGCGAATGTGCTGACTCAACTAGACGGGTATTAATTGGTGGGGGTCCACGTAGGGCCTACGTTCTCCAGCGAGAGGATAAGTATTGAATTAATTGAAGATAAGGATAAATATAGCAGATGGATTCCTGGGCATGGCGTGGCACGTGTTTCTTTCCCTTTAAGCATGGAAAACGCGCGGCTCACAcgtgcttcctccaccgacgaacgTACGTATCGGCGTCGTAGCTCGGCATGAACGGCGTCAGATATCAAGTCAAGTCTGACACTTGATCTTCCGCTactgcttcttcctcttcttcgtgtTGCAGTTAAACGAGAGCTTTGGATGCGCATGAAGTGGCCCCTGCCGAGAACAGCAACCACATCCTCCCGTGAATTTGTTTCTTTATTCTCCTCTCCTATCTCATGATGTGAGTTGCTTGCGCATCCTTCATCCTCATCCTCTACCCGACAGCTGCTCTGTCGACTGCGGGACCTTTCGTGCTTGTTCTTCCTTCCATACGGTGGCTGGGAAACCGGCAAAGTCTTGTGGATATGGAGGTAGAGATAGCCAATTTGTTTACGGTAATCGCGGTCTTAGAACGTGATTAGAAAATGAACACTTCCGGACGAAGTGGAACTTTCACACATCAGTCGCACCATTTTACACAAACATACATCATTAGAGGAACACACCTCATCTCTCTGATGGTGTGGGAGAAGGTGGACACCCCCCTTGGAATTGGGTGGCCAACTTGCAGTCCATTATTGGTGATGAGAGCTCGGTTGGACCTCTGAGGAGCGCCCATGCCCAAATGTCTCTCAACCTTCCGGAAAAGTCTGTGTCACAATTGAGGGGATGGGTAAGCATACAGGTGACTAAAAGGGAAACAGTGGAGTAATTCAGGCGTTACTTGTAACTCTAAAAAATGAAACAGCGCAATGACAAGTGACGGAGCCGAACTCGTCCTCCTTACACTGGCTTGGGTCAGTGTTCTTGGTGGCATGTTTCTACTCCACGAGAGCCTAACTCGTGGGCATGTCCTCGAGTGACCTTCCGGACAAGTCCATTAAAGGTTGTATTGTCTATAAACAGGCCCATCACTTTCGATGAGGTGAAGATAGTAGACTTAGTAGCAACATGCTCAAACAACATATGCCAACTAATTTAGTTAGTCAAAAtcttaaaattatactaaaaaatCTCTCGAAAATATAGTGGGATCAAGAGATCACAGAAGAAAGTATGGAGGAGAATAAAAACTTACAATCTTTTAGACCTTGAATCTCTGAACTTCTTGGCTCCTTATCTTTGCATTATACGAACCATTTATCTATAGAGGAGTaaactcaaaattttaacttTAACTATAATAGAAACTCTTATCTAATCACAAAGTTTGATTTAATATTTCAACATCCTCTCTTAAATTAAACTTTACAAAAAATATTATGGAGAGCCTTGAAGCTTTATTGTGTGTAATGATTTCTGGATTCTATTAATTTTTGAGCCACACAATCTACAGTGGTCATCCATGTGCTCAATCTATCTCATTTGTCTTGAACCAATCTTCAAATATAAAATCAATCTGATCAACATAACCATTTGCATAAAAATTGAACTTCTTTATCATAGAATATTCATTAGTCTTTGTTGCCTCTAGATCTTCAATAATAATCTTCAAATCAGCATTAATAACATCTTTTGAATACTTAATAAGTGATTTTATAAAAACTTTGTTTTTATAGGTTGGTAAATGGCTTTTACatttttcaataaaaataaaatcatctacTCCAAAAATAATCAATAATATCCCTGCTGCAATATGAATCTTGCTTTAATCTCAATAAGAATACTATTGGGAGAATCTACCATATGTGATGAGgtctcttttttatctttttcagtTGAAATATCTTCACTTTTTTCTAGTTcttgtatttttttatattt
Protein-coding regions in this window:
- the LOC135674199 gene encoding protein RGF1 INDUCIBLE TRANSCRIPTION FACTOR 1-like produces the protein MAIDQESPFKELNLKNRRVMGGGGPADDNRWPPWLRPLLSTRFFVPCKLHADSHRSECNMYCLDCTGGALCSLCLNHHRDHRTIQIRRSSYHDVIRVSEIQKVLDITGVQTYIINSARVVFLNERPQPRPGKGVTNTCEVCERSLLDSFRFCSLGCKISGTGNDYNDSRTNKSTTKKAMAEASDSEESYTSSSRGNEKSNNVKQSFTPSTPPPAVVSYRSAKRRKGIPHRAPFGSRILEF